From one Streptomyces sp. NBC_01478 genomic stretch:
- the pcaDC gene encoding bifunctional 3-oxoadipate enol-lactonase/4-carboxymuconolactone decarboxylase PcaDC codes for MKTPALQYRFDGPEDAPVLILGPSLGTTWHMFDRQVPELAKQWRVFRYDLPGHGGSPAHGTGSVADLADRLLATLDALGVQRFGYAGCALGGAVGLELVLRHPERVASLALIAASPRFGTADEFRQRGVIVRTNGLDPIARTSPDRWFTSGFAASQPAITEWAVQMVRTTDPGCYIAACEALAAFDVRSELARIGVPTLVLVGSDDQVTGPAEARTLVAGIPDARLAVVPGASHLVPVEQPAAVTDLLVRHFSTAWQPPYDHHSTGQIPVVAAPARPVLAAPQQLVPIAEIAPAPVEAPQGMGRPDPYDAGIKVRREVLGDAHVDRALAQADEFSGDFQEFITRYAWGEIWDRPGLDRRSRSCVTLTALVAGGHLDELAFHTRAALRNGLTPTEIKEVLMQAAVYCGVPAANSAFKVAQQVIREETTPTE; via the coding sequence ATGAAGACCCCCGCACTCCAGTACCGCTTCGACGGCCCCGAAGACGCGCCCGTTCTCATCCTGGGCCCGTCGCTCGGGACGACCTGGCACATGTTCGATCGCCAGGTGCCCGAACTGGCGAAACAGTGGCGAGTCTTCCGGTACGACCTCCCAGGGCACGGCGGCTCGCCCGCGCACGGGACCGGCTCGGTCGCCGACCTGGCCGACCGGCTGCTGGCCACGCTCGACGCCCTCGGCGTGCAGCGCTTCGGCTACGCGGGCTGCGCGCTCGGCGGCGCGGTCGGTCTCGAACTGGTCCTGCGCCACCCGGAGCGGGTGGCCTCGCTGGCCCTGATCGCCGCCTCGCCCCGCTTCGGCACGGCGGACGAGTTCCGCCAGCGCGGGGTGATCGTGCGCACCAACGGGCTCGACCCCATCGCCCGCACCTCGCCCGACCGCTGGTTCACCAGCGGGTTCGCCGCGTCGCAGCCCGCGATCACCGAGTGGGCCGTCCAGATGGTGCGCACCACCGACCCCGGCTGCTACATCGCAGCGTGCGAGGCGCTGGCCGCGTTCGACGTACGGTCCGAACTCGCCCGCATCGGCGTGCCGACCCTCGTCCTCGTCGGCTCCGACGACCAGGTCACCGGCCCCGCCGAGGCGCGCACACTGGTCGCCGGCATCCCGGACGCCCGCCTCGCGGTCGTACCCGGTGCCTCGCACCTGGTCCCGGTCGAGCAGCCCGCCGCCGTCACCGACCTCCTCGTCCGGCACTTCTCCACCGCCTGGCAGCCGCCCTACGACCACCACTCCACCGGCCAGATCCCCGTCGTGGCGGCCCCGGCCAGGCCGGTCCTCGCCGCGCCGCAGCAGCTCGTGCCGATCGCCGAGATCGCGCCGGCGCCCGTGGAGGCGCCGCAGGGCATGGGCCGCCCGGACCCCTACGACGCCGGGATCAAGGTCCGCCGGGAGGTGCTCGGCGACGCGCACGTCGACCGGGCGCTGGCGCAGGCCGACGAGTTCTCCGGGGACTTCCAGGAGTTCATCACCCGCTACGCGTGGGGCGAGATCTGGGACCGGCCGGGCCTCGACCGGCGTTCGCGCAGTTGTGTCACCCTCACCGCGCTGGTCGCGGGCGGTCACCTGGACGAGCTGGCCTTCCACACCCGGGCGGCGCTGCGCAACGGCCTCACCCCGACCGAGATCAAGGAGGTGCTGATGCAGGCCGCCGTGTACTGCGGGGTACCGGCCGCGAACAGCGCCTTCAAGGTGGCCCAGCAGGTCATCCGGGAGGAGACGACCCCCACGGAGTGA
- a CDS encoding PaaI family thioesterase translates to MTAPVEFDLAMARKALESQPFSRLIGARLSAFGDGGATLEIDIREDLHQQNGFVHGGVLAYAADNALTFAGGTILGPAVLTGGLTIQYVRPATGRTLRAHAEVVQAGRRQAVVRCDVRTVADDGTEALCAVAQGTVLPVN, encoded by the coding sequence GTGACCGCACCCGTCGAGTTCGACCTGGCCATGGCCCGGAAGGCGCTGGAGAGTCAGCCCTTCAGCAGGCTGATCGGCGCGCGCCTGAGTGCCTTCGGGGACGGTGGCGCGACGCTGGAGATCGACATCAGGGAGGACCTCCACCAGCAGAACGGTTTCGTGCACGGCGGGGTCCTCGCCTACGCCGCCGACAACGCGCTCACCTTCGCCGGCGGCACGATCCTCGGCCCGGCGGTCCTCACCGGTGGCCTCACCATCCAGTACGTCCGCCCGGCCACCGGCCGTACGCTGCGCGCCCACGCCGAGGTAGTACAGGCAGGCCGCCGTCAGGCCGTCGTCCGCTGCGACGTCCGCACGGTCGCCGACGACGGCACGGAGGCCCTGTGCGCGGTCGCCCAGGGCACGGTGCTGCCGGTCAACTGA
- a CDS encoding MBL fold metallo-hydrolase: MTLTTLTKKSHACIRLEKDGRTLVIDPGLFTEEDATAGADAILVTHEHVDHFSEDRLRAGLEANPAAEIWTLKSVADQLSAAFPGRVHTVGHGDTFTAVGFDVQVHGELHAVIHPDIPRITNVGFLVDDGRVFHPGDALTVPDHTVETLLLPVMAPWSKISEVIDYVREVKPQRAYDIHDALLTDLARPIYDMQIGALGGAEHLRLAPGEAADL; the protein is encoded by the coding sequence ATGACGCTCACCACACTCACCAAGAAGTCGCACGCCTGCATCCGTCTGGAGAAGGACGGCCGGACGCTCGTCATCGACCCGGGCCTCTTCACCGAGGAGGACGCCACCGCCGGTGCGGACGCGATCCTGGTCACCCACGAGCACGTGGACCACTTCAGCGAGGACCGGCTGCGGGCCGGCCTGGAGGCCAACCCGGCCGCCGAGATCTGGACGCTGAAGTCGGTCGCCGACCAGCTCTCCGCCGCCTTCCCGGGCCGGGTGCACACGGTCGGCCACGGCGACACCTTCACGGCGGTGGGCTTCGACGTCCAGGTGCACGGCGAACTGCACGCCGTGATCCACCCGGACATCCCGCGCATCACCAACGTCGGCTTCCTCGTCGACGACGGCCGGGTCTTCCACCCGGGCGACGCCCTCACCGTCCCCGACCACACCGTCGAGACCCTGCTGCTCCCGGTCATGGCCCCCTGGAGCAAGATCTCCGAGGTCATCGACTACGTCCGCGAGGTCAAGCCGCAGCGCGCCTACGACATCCACGACGCCCTGCTCACCGACCTCGCCCGCCCGATCTACGACATGCAGATCGGCGCGCTCGGCGGCGCGGAGCACCTGCGGCTGGCGCCCGGTGAGGCCGCGGACCTGTGA
- a CDS encoding DEAD/DEAH box helicase, with protein sequence MTDTALMEQISVRLAAVFLPSPVVPREGRIAFWDPDGERALPDAEEGVEQTELTVVRRSGAGVRRRSTPALTLTVEAALPLLVRARRDPAAHPATACWGAAALHALRLAARGRLLPGLTASGHDAWRAGPLEPEDIAHVRAVAAALPYEGHAVPLPGPGPLRLPEPEALMRSFLDAVADTLPRTPAAPYTSGLPFAARKPQRLRDAQDWAAEVAAGMDAGVRISLRLDLAAYDLFDDGGRVRSAGAAIVQVHSLADPTLVVDAAALWAGTADTAFGPRARVDAALAVRRAARVWPPLDRLSEQDVPDVLALSEEELGDLLGMAATRLAAAGVAVHWPRDLAQDLTVSAVVRSAPGSATDGTGFFESEELLQFRWQLALGGDPLTEAEMDTLAEAHRPVVRLRDQWVLVDPALVRKARKRELGLLDPVDALSVALTGTAEVDGEQVEAVPVGALATLRDRLTAGIQPAEPPPGLQATLRDYQLRGLAWLDLMTSLGLGGCLADDMGLGKTITLIALHLRRAHRHPTLVVCPASLLGNWQREITRFAPGVPVRRFHGADRTLEDLTGGFVLTTYGTMRSAAATLARQPWGMVVADEAQHVKNPYSATAKALRTIPSPARVALTGTPVENNLSELWALLDWTTPGLLGPLKSFRARHARAVENGEDEEAVTRLARLVRPFLLRRKKSDPGIVPELPPKTETDHPVPLTREQASLYEAVVRESMLAIETTEGIARRGLVLKLLTSLKQICDHPALYLKEDHAEAQASGDRLAARSGKLALLDELLDTLLSEDGSAIVFTQYVGMARLITSHLSARAVPVELLHGGTAVPERERMVDRFQAGATPVLVLSLKAAGTGLNLTRAGHVVHFDRWWNPAVEEQATDRAYRIGQTQPVQVHRLITEGTVEDRIAEMLEAKRALADAILGSGESSLTELSDRDLSDLVSLRRES encoded by the coding sequence ATGACGGACACGGCACTCATGGAGCAGATCTCCGTACGACTGGCCGCGGTCTTCCTGCCGTCCCCCGTCGTCCCGCGCGAGGGCCGCATCGCCTTCTGGGACCCCGACGGCGAGCGCGCACTCCCCGACGCCGAAGAGGGCGTGGAACAGACCGAGTTGACCGTCGTACGACGGTCCGGCGCCGGAGTCCGCCGCAGGTCCACCCCCGCGCTGACCCTGACCGTCGAAGCGGCCCTGCCCCTGCTCGTGCGCGCCCGCCGCGACCCCGCCGCCCATCCCGCCACGGCCTGCTGGGGCGCCGCCGCCCTGCACGCACTGCGGCTCGCCGCCCGCGGCCGGCTCCTCCCCGGCCTCACCGCTTCGGGCCACGACGCCTGGCGCGCGGGCCCCCTGGAGCCCGAGGACATCGCGCACGTCCGCGCGGTCGCGGCGGCCCTTCCGTACGAGGGCCACGCGGTCCCGCTGCCCGGCCCGGGCCCGCTCCGGCTGCCCGAGCCGGAAGCGCTGATGCGGTCCTTCCTGGACGCGGTCGCGGACACCCTGCCCCGCACCCCGGCCGCGCCGTACACCTCCGGGCTGCCCTTCGCGGCCCGCAAGCCGCAGCGCCTGCGCGACGCCCAGGACTGGGCCGCCGAGGTCGCCGCCGGCATGGACGCGGGCGTGCGGATCTCGCTCCGCCTGGACCTGGCGGCGTACGACCTGTTCGACGACGGAGGGCGGGTGCGCAGCGCGGGAGCGGCGATCGTCCAGGTGCACAGCCTCGCCGACCCGACCCTCGTGGTCGACGCGGCGGCCCTGTGGGCGGGCACGGCGGACACCGCCTTCGGCCCCCGCGCACGCGTGGACGCCGCGTTGGCCGTACGGCGGGCCGCGCGCGTCTGGCCCCCGCTGGACCGGCTCTCCGAGCAGGACGTGCCCGACGTACTGGCCCTGTCCGAGGAGGAGTTGGGCGATCTGCTCGGCATGGCGGCCACGCGCCTCGCGGCGGCCGGGGTGGCCGTCCACTGGCCCCGGGACCTGGCGCAGGACCTGACGGTGTCCGCCGTCGTCCGGTCGGCGCCGGGCTCCGCGACCGACGGCACGGGCTTCTTCGAGAGCGAGGAACTCCTCCAGTTCCGCTGGCAGTTGGCGCTCGGCGGCGACCCGCTCACCGAGGCCGAGATGGACACTCTGGCCGAGGCCCACCGCCCGGTCGTACGACTGCGGGACCAGTGGGTGCTGGTCGACCCGGCTCTCGTCCGCAAGGCGCGCAAACGCGAACTGGGCCTGCTGGACCCGGTCGACGCGCTGTCCGTCGCCCTCACCGGCACCGCGGAGGTCGACGGCGAGCAGGTGGAAGCCGTCCCGGTCGGCGCGCTGGCCACCCTCCGCGACCGCCTCACGGCAGGCATCCAGCCCGCCGAGCCACCCCCCGGCCTCCAGGCCACCCTCCGGGACTACCAACTCCGGGGCCTGGCCTGGCTCGACCTCATGACCTCCCTCGGCCTGGGCGGCTGCCTCGCCGACGACATGGGCCTCGGCAAGACGATCACCCTCATCGCCCTCCACCTGCGGCGGGCACACCGCCACCCCACCCTGGTGGTCTGCCCGGCCTCCCTCCTGGGCAACTGGCAGCGGGAGATCACCCGCTTCGCCCCCGGAGTCCCCGTCCGCCGCTTCCACGGCGCGGACCGCACCCTGGAGGACCTGACCGGCGGCTTCGTCCTCACGACGTACGGCACGATGCGCTCGGCGGCGGCGACGCTCGCCCGGCAGCCGTGGGGCATGGTCGTCGCGGACGAGGCCCAGCACGTGAAGAACCCGTACTCGGCGACGGCGAAGGCACTGCGCACGATCCCGTCCCCCGCGCGCGTGGCCCTCACCGGCACACCGGTGGAGAACAACCTCTCCGAGCTGTGGGCCCTGCTGGACTGGACGACCCCCGGGCTCCTCGGCCCCCTGAAGTCCTTCCGCGCCCGGCACGCGCGCGCGGTGGAGAACGGCGAGGACGAGGAGGCGGTGACCCGGCTGGCCCGCCTGGTCCGCCCGTTCCTCCTGCGCCGCAAGAAGTCCGACCCCGGCATCGTCCCCGAACTGCCGCCCAAGACGGAGACGGACCACCCGGTCCCGCTCACCCGCGAACAGGCCTCGCTCTACGAGGCGGTGGTGCGGGAATCGATGCTCGCGATCGAGACGACGGAGGGCATCGCCCGCCGGGGCCTGGTCCTGAAGCTCCTCACCTCCCTCAAACAGATCTGCGACCACCCGGCGCTGTACCTGAAGGAGGACCACGCGGAGGCACAGGCCTCGGGAGACCGCCTCGCCGCCCGCTCCGGCAAACTCGCCCTGCTGGACGAGCTGTTGGACACACTGCTGTCCGAGGACGGTTCCGCGATCGTCTTCACGCAGTACGTCGGCATGGCCCGCCTGATCACCTCCCACCTGTCCGCCCGCGCGGTCCCGGTGGAGCTGCTGCACGGCGGCACAGCGGTACCGGAGCGGGAGCGCATGGTGGACCGCTTCCAGGCCGGCGCGACCCCGGTCCTGGTCCTCTCCCTGAAGGCGGCGGGCACCGGCCTCAACCTGACCCGCGCGGGCCATGTCGTCCACTTCGACCGCTGGTGGAACCCGGCGGTCGAGGAACAGGCCACGGACCGCGCGTACCGCATCGGCCAGACCCAGCCGGTCCAGGTCCACCGCCTCATCACCGAGGGCACGGTCGAGGACCGCATCGCCGAAATGCTGGAAGCGAAGCGGGCGTTGGCGGACGCGATCCTCGGCTCCGGGGAGTCGTCACTGACCGAACTGTCGGACCGGGACCTCTCGGACCTGGTCTCGTTGCGGAGGGAGTCGTGA
- a CDS encoding GntR family transcriptional regulator, whose translation MPLELSVDRSSPVPLYFQLSQQLEAAIEHGSLTPGSLLGNEIELAARLGLSRPTVRQAIQSLVDKGLLVRRRGVGTQVVHSQVKRPLELSSLFDDLEAAGQRPATKVLVNSIVQASAEVAAALGVAEDSDVHRIDRLRLAHGEPMAYLSNHLPLGLLNLDTAQLEATGLYRMMRTAGITLHSARQSIGARGATAEEAERLAEPEGAPLLTMQRTTFDDTGRAVEFGSHTYRPTRYSFEFQLLVRP comes from the coding sequence GTGCCGCTCGAGCTCAGCGTGGACCGGAGCAGCCCGGTGCCGTTGTACTTCCAACTGTCCCAGCAACTGGAGGCCGCGATCGAACACGGCTCGCTCACCCCCGGCAGCCTGCTGGGCAACGAGATCGAGCTGGCGGCCCGGCTCGGCCTGTCCCGGCCCACGGTCCGCCAGGCCATCCAGTCGCTGGTCGACAAGGGCCTCCTGGTGCGCCGTCGGGGCGTCGGTACCCAGGTCGTGCACAGCCAGGTCAAACGCCCGCTGGAACTCAGCAGCCTCTTCGACGACCTGGAGGCGGCCGGGCAGCGCCCCGCCACGAAGGTCCTCGTCAACAGCATCGTCCAGGCGTCCGCCGAGGTGGCGGCGGCACTCGGCGTGGCCGAGGACAGCGACGTACACCGCATCGACCGGCTGCGTCTCGCGCACGGCGAGCCGATGGCGTACCTGTCCAACCATCTCCCGCTCGGACTGCTCAACCTGGACACCGCACAACTGGAGGCCACCGGCCTGTACCGGATGATGCGCACCGCCGGCATCACCCTGCACAGCGCCCGCCAGTCCATCGGCGCCCGCGGCGCCACCGCGGAGGAGGCCGAGCGCCTGGCCGAGCCGGAGGGTGCCCCGCTCCTCACCATGCAGCGCACCACATTCGACGACACCGGCCGAGCGGTCGAATTCGGCAGCCATACGTATCGGCCGACGCGCTATTCGTTCGAGTTCCAGCTTCTGGTACGTCCCTGA
- a CDS encoding Gfo/Idh/MocA family protein — protein sequence MRIGVIGTGRIGTIHARTLSRHREVGSLILTDVDPARAQELANRLGETAAPSTEEIFKWGVDAVVITTATSAHAELIGRAARSGLPVFCEKPIALDLPGSLQAIAEVETAGTILQMGFQRRFDAGYTGAREAVRSGRLGRLHTVRATTSDQTPPPAEYLPISGGLYRDTLIHDFDMLRWVTGHEVVDVYATGSDAGPAMFREAGDIDTAAAVLTLDDGTLATATAARLNGAGYDVRMELAGELDQVVVGLDDRTPIASTEPTGPPAATKPWTGFLERFGPAYEAELIAFVEVVVGQRTNPCDGREALQALRIAEACEVSRREHRPVRLAEIAGGMPFS from the coding sequence ATGCGCATCGGAGTCATCGGTACGGGCCGCATCGGGACCATCCATGCCAGGACGCTCAGCCGTCATCGTGAGGTCGGTTCGCTGATCCTCACCGACGTGGACCCGGCACGGGCCCAGGAGCTGGCGAACCGGCTGGGGGAAACGGCGGCACCGAGCACGGAGGAGATCTTCAAGTGGGGCGTGGACGCCGTGGTGATCACCACGGCGACATCGGCGCACGCCGAATTAATCGGGAGGGCGGCGCGTTCCGGACTTCCGGTGTTCTGCGAGAAGCCCATCGCGCTTGATCTGCCGGGTTCGTTGCAGGCGATCGCCGAGGTCGAGACAGCGGGAACGATCCTTCAGATGGGGTTCCAGCGCCGGTTCGACGCGGGCTACACAGGTGCCCGGGAGGCGGTGCGTTCGGGGCGGCTGGGACGGCTGCACACCGTGCGGGCGACGACCTCCGACCAGACGCCTCCCCCGGCCGAGTACCTGCCGATCTCCGGCGGGCTGTACCGGGACACCCTGATCCACGACTTCGACATGCTGCGCTGGGTGACCGGGCACGAGGTCGTCGACGTGTACGCGACCGGTTCGGACGCCGGGCCCGCGATGTTCCGCGAGGCCGGTGACATCGACACGGCCGCGGCGGTCCTCACCCTGGACGACGGCACGCTGGCCACGGCGACGGCCGCCCGGTTGAACGGGGCGGGCTACGACGTCCGCATGGAGCTGGCCGGAGAACTCGACCAGGTCGTGGTCGGCCTGGACGACCGCACCCCGATCGCGTCCACCGAGCCGACCGGCCCGCCGGCCGCGACCAAGCCGTGGACCGGCTTCCTGGAGCGCTTCGGGCCCGCCTACGAGGCCGAGTTGATCGCCTTCGTCGAGGTCGTCGTCGGCCAGCGCACCAACCCGTGCGACGGCCGCGAGGCCTTGCAGGCGCTGCGCATCGCCGAGGCCTGCGAAGTGTCCAGACGCGAACACAGACCGGTCCGCCTGGCGGAGATCGCGGGCGGCATGCCCTTCAGTTGA
- a CDS encoding ROK family glucokinase: MSTYGNFSAPIGSRRATALRTVGTRERRSHLTAPRVPTVGIDIGGTKVMAGVVDADGNILEKLRTETPDKSKSPKVVEDTIVELVLDLSDRHDVHAVGIGAAGWVDAERNRILFAPHLSWRNEPLRDRISSRLAVPVLVDNDANSAAWAEWRFGAGRGEDHLVMITLGTGIGGAILEDGQVKRGKWGVAGEFGHMQVVPGGHRCACGNRGCWEQYSSGNALVREARELAAADSPVAYGIIEHVKGNIGEITGPMITELAREGDAMCIELLQDIGQWLGVGIANLAAALDPSCFVIGGGVSAADDLLIGPARDAFKRQLTGRGYRPEARIVRAQLGPEAGMVGAADLARLVARRFRRAKRRRVERYERYERFAESRRDTQDTA, from the coding sequence ATGAGCACCTACGGCAATTTCAGCGCCCCCATAGGCTCCCGGCGTGCCACCGCACTCAGGACAGTCGGCACCCGTGAGCGAAGGTCGCACCTGACGGCCCCCCGCGTGCCCACGGTCGGCATCGACATCGGCGGCACCAAGGTCATGGCGGGCGTCGTGGACGCCGACGGCAACATCCTGGAGAAGCTCCGCACGGAGACCCCGGACAAGTCCAAGAGCCCCAAGGTCGTCGAGGACACCATCGTCGAACTGGTCCTGGACCTGTCCGACCGCCACGACGTGCACGCGGTCGGCATCGGCGCGGCCGGCTGGGTCGACGCGGAGCGCAACCGCATCCTGTTCGCCCCGCACCTGTCCTGGCGCAACGAGCCGCTCCGCGACCGCATCTCCAGCCGCCTCGCCGTCCCCGTCCTGGTGGACAACGACGCGAACTCCGCCGCCTGGGCCGAGTGGCGCTTCGGCGCAGGCCGCGGCGAGGACCACCTCGTCATGATCACGCTCGGCACCGGCATCGGCGGCGCGATCCTGGAGGACGGCCAGGTCAAGCGCGGCAAGTGGGGCGTCGCCGGCGAGTTCGGCCATATGCAGGTCGTGCCCGGCGGCCACCGCTGCGCGTGCGGCAACCGCGGCTGCTGGGAGCAGTACAGCTCGGGCAACGCCCTGGTGAGGGAGGCCCGGGAGCTGGCCGCGGCGGACTCCCCGGTGGCCTACGGGATCATCGAGCACGTCAAGGGCAACATCGGCGAGATCACCGGGCCGATGATCACCGAGCTGGCCCGCGAGGGCGACGCGATGTGCATCGAGCTGCTCCAGGACATCGGCCAGTGGCTCGGCGTCGGCATCGCCAACCTCGCCGCCGCCCTCGACCCGTCCTGCTTCGTGATCGGCGGCGGTGTCTCGGCCGCCGACGACCTGCTGATCGGCCCCGCGCGGGACGCGTTCAAGCGCCAGCTCACCGGCCGCGGCTACCGCCCCGAGGCCCGCATAGTGCGCGCCCAGCTCGGCCCCGAGGCCGGCATGGTCGGCGCCGCCGACCTCGCCCGCCTGGTCGCCCGCCGGTTCCGCCGCGCCAAGCGCCGCCGGGTCGAGCGGTACGAGCGCTACGAGCGGTTCGCCGAGTCCCGGCGCGACACCCAGGACACGGCATGA
- a CDS encoding sugar kinase, whose product MIASLPSRATSRDEPPRPPEDPRHKARRRALTLLIIVLLIGVPAVYLAISANQSRNSGKDKEAKYSATGLTVGWPSKVQRRLYQVPVPHPAEEVAFYETNNWKTSRLYVQFETSDAGLDTFLAGIGVDRNTLKKNDITISARDQKITGWTFTRPGPWWGVVNKQKDPAPTQDIVVNLSDPKLPMVYVVSRTVP is encoded by the coding sequence ATGATCGCATCGCTGCCCAGCCGGGCCACCTCCCGGGACGAGCCGCCCCGACCACCCGAGGACCCCCGCCACAAGGCCCGCCGCAGAGCGCTCACCCTGCTCATCATCGTGCTGCTCATCGGCGTACCGGCCGTCTATCTGGCGATCTCCGCGAACCAGAGCCGCAACAGCGGCAAGGACAAGGAGGCCAAGTACTCGGCGACCGGGCTCACCGTGGGCTGGCCCTCCAAGGTCCAGCGCCGCCTTTACCAGGTACCGGTCCCGCACCCGGCCGAAGAGGTTGCCTTCTACGAGACCAACAACTGGAAGACCAGCCGCCTCTACGTCCAGTTCGAGACCAGCGACGCGGGCCTGGACACCTTCCTCGCCGGCATAGGCGTCGACCGGAACACGCTGAAAAAGAACGACATCACGATCAGCGCCCGCGACCAGAAGATCACCGGCTGGACGTTCACCCGCCCCGGCCCCTGGTGGGGCGTCGTCAACAAGCAGAAGGACCCGGCCCCCACCCAGGACATCGTGGTGAACCTGTCCGACCCGAAGCTCCCCATGGTCTACGTCGTCTCCCGCACGGTTCCCTAG
- a CDS encoding SWIM zinc finger family protein — MRAALPVRREAAAAADPEDTSTEPAPDPAAQGDHPAPPAPAVGDSAPDHPSTRPADIAREALRAARRESQQARTDAGRQGVEPAPRPPRRTSTPSSTSTTTDTARTRAQAPGGIEANRARAVRDLLADAFQMPQDDDPTTELPAVTLAPTSTPTTPTTMGSPSRDSDLRRTFPAFPPRSSDGAGFAESWWGNAWVTALEEGALDPKRLARGRGYAEKGHVDAITVTPGLVLGYVQGSRARPYRVQVRLRTLDDADWERFLDAAADRPGHIAALLDKEMPKSLAECGVPLLPGPGDLAPQCSCPDNGHPCKHAAALCYQTARLLDADPFVLLLLRGRGERPLLDALSRRNAARAARAAQEQEPAPLPGVRATDVLAEPGRRLPPLPPPLPMPPHPEQPPVYPAAPGGPDPFALDQLATDAAARAHALLSTGRDPVGELTLWQDAVRLAAARPGSGLTATTRSLYASLAKATGRGTAELARAVAAWRQGGIEGLAVLEEPWDPPAGRFDRARPLLLAADLPAFRPWHNHLTHPHGHVQLRLGRDGLWYAYESEPGDEDWWPRGTPDLDPVGALTGLGAPGEL; from the coding sequence TTGCGCGCCGCGCTACCGGTTCGACGCGAGGCAGCCGCAGCGGCCGACCCCGAGGACACCAGCACCGAACCGGCTCCCGACCCCGCAGCACAGGGCGACCACCCGGCACCCCCAGCCCCCGCCGTCGGTGACAGTGCCCCGGACCACCCGTCCACCCGCCCCGCCGACATCGCACGCGAGGCACTGCGGGCTGCCCGGCGAGAGAGTCAGCAGGCTCGAACCGACGCAGGGCGCCAGGGAGTTGAGCCCGCACCCCGCCCACCCCGCCGGACCTCCACCCCCTCCAGCACCAGCACAACCACCGACACCGCACGAACACGCGCCCAGGCGCCCGGCGGTATCGAAGCCAACCGAGCACGCGCCGTACGGGACTTGCTCGCCGACGCCTTCCAGATGCCCCAGGACGACGACCCCACCACGGAGCTGCCGGCCGTAACCCTCGCCCCCACCTCCACCCCCACAACCCCCACAACCATGGGATCCCCCTCCCGAGACAGCGACCTGCGCCGCACCTTCCCCGCGTTCCCGCCCAGGTCCTCGGACGGTGCGGGCTTCGCCGAGAGCTGGTGGGGCAACGCATGGGTCACCGCGCTGGAAGAAGGCGCGCTGGACCCCAAGCGGCTTGCGCGGGGCCGGGGTTACGCGGAGAAGGGGCATGTCGACGCGATCACCGTGACGCCCGGGCTCGTGCTCGGGTATGTGCAGGGCAGCCGCGCCCGGCCGTACCGCGTACAGGTGCGGCTGCGCACGCTGGACGACGCGGACTGGGAGCGGTTCCTGGACGCCGCCGCCGACCGGCCCGGGCACATCGCCGCGCTGCTCGACAAGGAGATGCCCAAGTCCCTGGCCGAGTGCGGAGTCCCGCTGCTGCCGGGGCCCGGCGACCTCGCCCCCCAGTGCAGTTGCCCCGACAACGGCCACCCCTGCAAGCACGCCGCCGCCCTCTGCTACCAGACCGCGCGCCTCCTGGACGCCGACCCCTTCGTCCTGCTCCTGCTCCGCGGTCGGGGCGAACGCCCGCTGCTCGACGCCCTGTCCCGCCGTAACGCGGCCCGTGCGGCCCGCGCCGCCCAGGAGCAGGAACCGGCCCCTCTCCCCGGCGTGAGAGCCACCGACGTGCTTGCCGAGCCGGGGCGCCGACTCCCTCCGCTCCCACCCCCGTTGCCCATGCCCCCGCACCCCGAGCAGCCTCCCGTGTATCCGGCGGCTCCGGGCGGCCCGGACCCCTTCGCGCTCGACCAGTTGGCGACCGACGCCGCCGCCCGCGCGCACGCGCTGCTCAGCACCGGCCGGGACCCGGTGGGGGAGTTGACGCTGTGGCAGGACGCGGTGCGGCTCGCCGCGGCCCGCCCCGGTTCGGGGCTCACCGCCACCACCCGCTCGCTCTACGCCTCCCTCGCCAAGGCCACCGGCCGCGGCACGGCCGAGCTGGCGCGCGCGGTCGCCGCCTGGCGGCAGGGCGGCATCGAGGGCCTCGCGGTGCTCGAAGAGCCCTGGGACCCGCCGGCCGGCCGCTTCGACCGGGCCCGCCCCCTCCTCCTCGCCGCCGACCTCCCGGCCTTCCGCCCCTGGCACAACCACCTCACCCACCCCCACGGCCATGTCCAACTCCGCCTCGGCCGCGACGGCTTGTGGTACGCCTACGAATCCGAGCCGGGCGACGAGGACTGGTGGCCCAGAGGCACCCCCGACCTGGACCCGGTCGGCGCGTTGACGGGCCTGGGCGCCCCCGGCGAACTCTGA